From the genome of Phreatobacter cathodiphilus, one region includes:
- a CDS encoding polysaccharide deacetylase family protein, protein MHDMSVKWPNGARCAVMLTFDFDAETLWTSRDPENARRPGVLSQGRYGAKVGVPKILDTLREEGVKSTFFVPGWTAENHTDRVEMILKDGHEVAHHSYSHKWVSDDPQAEVEEMEKGLEALKRTVGVVPKGYRSPAGEVSEGLFKLLKQHNFLYDSSLMDDINPYRHIMPDGSKGVIELPWHWSLDDAPFALFSVKTPRPIFTNEHMLSVYKEEFREIYRWGGLFDMIFHPQVGGRPSRIALIRELIAFIRTFPGVWFATGAEVAEAWSKAHETE, encoded by the coding sequence ATGCACGACATGAGCGTCAAATGGCCGAACGGCGCCCGCTGCGCCGTGATGCTGACCTTCGACTTCGACGCCGAGACCCTGTGGACCTCGCGCGATCCGGAGAACGCCCGTCGCCCCGGCGTCCTCAGCCAGGGCCGCTATGGCGCCAAGGTCGGCGTGCCGAAGATTCTCGACACGCTGCGCGAGGAGGGCGTGAAGTCGACCTTCTTCGTGCCCGGCTGGACGGCGGAGAACCACACCGACCGCGTCGAGATGATCCTCAAGGACGGGCACGAGGTCGCCCACCACTCCTATTCCCACAAATGGGTGAGCGACGATCCCCAGGCGGAAGTCGAGGAGATGGAGAAGGGCCTGGAGGCGCTGAAGCGCACCGTCGGCGTGGTGCCCAAGGGCTACCGCTCGCCGGCCGGCGAGGTGTCGGAAGGGCTGTTCAAGCTCTTGAAGCAGCACAATTTCCTCTACGACTCTTCGCTGATGGACGACATCAACCCCTACCGCCACATCATGCCGGACGGCTCCAAGGGCGTCATCGAGCTGCCCTGGCACTGGTCGCTGGACGACGCGCCCTTCGCCCTGTTCTCGGTGAAGACGCCGCGGCCGATCTTCACCAACGAGCACATGCTGAGCGTGTACAAGGAGGAGTTCCGCGAGATCTACAGGTGGGGCGGCCTGTTCGACATGATCTTCCACCCGCAGGTGGGGGGACGGCCGAGCCGCATCGCGCTGATCCGCGAGCTCATCGCCTTCATCCGCACCTTCCCCGGCGTGTGGTTCGCGACCGGCGCCGAGGTGGCGGAAGCCTGGTCGAAGGCGCACGAGACCGAGTGA
- a CDS encoding branched-chain amino acid ABC transporter permease has product MRVYLLALLAFAVLAVAPFGIGGYETNVLMMVLFFVILAVGLDLVTGYCGQFSFATGAFYGIGAYTAAIMTRDFGTSIWVHLPAGAIVAGLFGLLLGIPALRLKGHFLAIVTIAFQTIVYLVISQWTSFTGGQVGLPMPNAGPVTVFGVTLFEFGSLRSYYWLTLAMTALTMLVAWRLVNSRLGREWVAIRDDETLASAVGLDTTRGKLTAFVAYAALAGVAGVLTAHSLRGVTPDDYTIWISATVVAMMVVGGRGTFIGPILGAVFLAILPELLGKFAEYKMLIYGVLLVLVVTLMPEGVVGRLRARSAR; this is encoded by the coding sequence ATGAGAGTCTATCTCCTGGCGCTGCTCGCCTTCGCGGTCCTCGCCGTCGCCCCCTTCGGCATCGGCGGCTACGAGACCAACGTGCTGATGATGGTGCTGTTCTTCGTCATCCTGGCGGTGGGGCTCGACCTCGTCACCGGCTATTGCGGCCAGTTCTCCTTCGCCACCGGCGCCTTCTACGGCATCGGCGCCTATACGGCGGCGATCATGACCCGCGATTTCGGCACCTCGATCTGGGTCCATCTGCCGGCGGGCGCCATCGTCGCCGGTCTCTTCGGCCTGCTGCTCGGCATTCCCGCCCTCAGGCTGAAGGGCCATTTCCTCGCCATCGTCACCATCGCCTTCCAGACCATCGTCTATCTCGTCATCTCGCAGTGGACCTCCTTCACCGGCGGCCAGGTGGGCCTGCCCATGCCCAATGCCGGGCCGGTGACGGTCTTCGGCGTGACGCTGTTCGAATTCGGATCGCTGCGCTCCTACTACTGGCTGACGCTCGCCATGACCGCGCTGACCATGCTCGTCGCCTGGCGCCTGGTGAACTCGCGGCTCGGCCGCGAATGGGTGGCGATCCGCGACGACGAGACGCTGGCGAGCGCGGTCGGGCTCGACACGACCCGCGGCAAGCTCACGGCCTTCGTCGCCTATGCGGCGCTGGCCGGGGTCGCCGGTGTGCTCACCGCCCATTCGCTGCGCGGCGTCACGCCCGACGACTACACGATCTGGATCTCGGCCACCGTGGTGGCGATGATGGTGGTCGGCGGCCGCGGCACCTTCATCGGCCCCATCCTCGGCGCCGTCTTCCTCGCCATCCTGCCGGAGCTCCTCGGCAAGTTCGCCGAGTACAAGATGCTAATCTACGGCGTCCTGCTGGTGCTCGTCGTCACGCTGATGCCGGAGGGCGTCGTCGGACGCCTGCGCGCGAGGTCGGCGCGATGA
- a CDS encoding ABC transporter ATP-binding protein: MLKVDSIVAGYGRTRILHGVSLNVPKGGLVALLGGNGTGKSTTLKAIVGLVAVQEGQVVLDGRVINDVPAEQRASLGLSLVPQGKEVFAGMSVEENLLMGAYHRRRDRQGIASDLEGVYQRFPRLKERRKVNAGMLSGGERQMLSIGRSLMARPSMLLLDEPSAALAPRIVEEIAEAILGLRDLGLTLLLVEQNVGMALDIADHIYVIRGGRIAYEREVGDGIAMEELQEFYLGGQEH, encoded by the coding sequence GTGCTCAAGGTTGACAGCATCGTCGCCGGCTACGGCCGCACGCGCATCCTGCACGGGGTGAGCCTGAACGTGCCGAAGGGCGGCCTCGTCGCCCTGCTCGGCGGCAACGGCACGGGCAAGTCGACCACGCTCAAGGCCATCGTCGGCCTGGTCGCCGTGCAGGAGGGGCAGGTCGTCCTCGACGGCCGGGTGATCAACGACGTGCCGGCCGAACAGCGTGCGTCGCTCGGCCTCTCCCTCGTGCCGCAGGGCAAGGAGGTCTTCGCCGGCATGAGCGTCGAGGAAAACCTCCTCATGGGTGCCTATCACCGGCGCCGCGACAGGCAGGGCATCGCCTCCGACCTCGAGGGCGTCTACCAGCGCTTTCCGCGCCTGAAGGAGCGCCGCAAGGTCAATGCCGGCATGCTGTCCGGCGGCGAACGGCAGATGCTCTCCATCGGCCGGTCGCTGATGGCGCGCCCCTCCATGCTGCTGCTCGACGAACCTTCCGCGGCGCTCGCCCCGCGCATCGTCGAGGAGATCGCCGAGGCGATCCTCGGCCTCAGGGACCTGGGCCTGACCCTGCTGCTCGTCGAGCAGAACGTCGGCATGGCCCTCGACATCGCCGACCACATCTACGTCATCCGTGGCGGGCGCATCGCCTACGAGCGCGAGGTGGGCGACGGCATCGCCATGGAAGAGCTCCAGGAGTTCTATCTCGGCGGGCAGGAGCACTGA
- a CDS encoding IclR family transcriptional regulator, giving the protein MTKTAGVTAVDERLFLQSVARALDVLEAFAQSPRPKSLGEIAAATGINKSAAQRIGQTLLARGYLERADSGGLMLGRRLLDRSFDYLRSNPLIERATPVLMELRKLAGERVDLSLFDDTMTIYAIRLQSKRETFYATLPGRRIPTFLSSGGRACMAQMADAEVDDLLARSDRRAITPKSRTGLPEIWEKVREARVEGYSWAAEEALIGEVVLAAAVLDGNRRPIGAVHVAGSLSEWSIPDFRRRFSPLAIEAARALST; this is encoded by the coding sequence ATGACCAAGACAGCCGGCGTGACCGCCGTCGACGAGCGCCTGTTCCTGCAATCGGTCGCCCGTGCCCTCGATGTGCTCGAGGCCTTCGCGCAGAGCCCGCGGCCGAAATCGCTCGGCGAGATCGCGGCGGCCACCGGCATCAACAAGAGCGCCGCGCAGCGCATCGGCCAGACGCTGCTGGCGCGCGGCTATCTCGAACGTGCCGACAGCGGCGGGCTGATGCTCGGGCGCCGGCTGCTCGACCGCTCCTTCGACTACCTGCGCTCCAACCCGCTGATCGAACGGGCGACGCCGGTGCTGATGGAGCTGCGCAAACTCGCGGGCGAGCGTGTCGACCTCAGCCTCTTCGACGACACCATGACGATCTACGCCATCCGCCTGCAGAGCAAGCGCGAGACCTTCTACGCCACGCTGCCGGGCCGGCGCATTCCCACCTTCCTCTCCTCGGGGGGCCGTGCCTGCATGGCCCAGATGGCAGATGCGGAGGTGGACGACCTGCTCGCCCGCTCCGACCGCCGCGCGATCACGCCGAAGTCGCGCACCGGCCTGCCGGAGATCTGGGAGAAGGTGCGCGAGGCGCGCGTCGAAGGTTATTCCTGGGCGGCCGAGGAGGCCCTGATCGGCGAGGTGGTGCTGGCCGCGGCCGTGCTCGACGGCAACCGGCGGCCCATCGGCGCCGTCCATGTCGCCGGCTCCCTCAGCGAATGGTCCATCCCCGATTTCCGCCGCCGGTTCTCGCCGCTGGCCATCGAGGCGGCGCGCGCCCTCAGCACCTGA
- a CDS encoding NAD(P)/FAD-dependent oxidoreductase: MSQVLAPQADVVILGAGQAGLQAALSLREEGFAGTIQMIGDEPVLPYQRPPLSKGFLLGAVTEDALVLRPQAMLDKTDIRLAAGVAATRIDRASRHVLLADGRSCGYGHLVIATGSRVRRWTGQGGELAGVATLRTLADARTLGALLEAAGDVVVIGAGFIGLEFAAVAAKRGKQVHVVEAADRVMARAVTPAISAFFRERHEIAGVQFRFGAAIEAIVGPQGRVTGVALAGGETLPADLVLVGIGGIANAEIAAEAGLAVDNGIVVDALMQTADPAVSAIGDCCNHPNPFAGGRMRLESVQNAIDQGRVVAARLAGKPQPYHAVPWFWSDQGDLKLQMAGLTTGCDAQVTIGDRDAARFSLLAFRAGQLVGVESVNRPGDNMLARRILALPAPPTYGEAEAAGFDLKALSAPPKVQA, encoded by the coding sequence ATGTCCCAGGTCCTCGCCCCGCAAGCCGACGTCGTCATCCTCGGGGCAGGACAGGCAGGACTGCAGGCGGCGCTGTCGCTGCGCGAGGAGGGCTTTGCCGGCACCATCCAGATGATCGGCGACGAGCCGGTTCTGCCCTATCAGCGGCCGCCCCTGTCCAAAGGCTTCCTGCTCGGCGCGGTGACCGAGGATGCGCTGGTGCTGCGGCCGCAGGCCATGCTCGACAAGACCGACATCCGCCTCGCCGCCGGCGTCGCCGCGACGCGCATCGACCGGGCCTCGCGCCACGTGCTGCTGGCGGACGGGCGCTCCTGCGGCTACGGCCATCTGGTCATCGCCACCGGCTCGCGCGTCAGGCGGTGGACCGGCCAGGGCGGCGAGCTCGCGGGGGTCGCGACCCTGCGCACCCTCGCCGACGCCCGGACGCTCGGCGCCCTGCTCGAGGCGGCGGGCGACGTGGTGGTGATCGGCGCCGGGTTCATCGGGCTCGAATTCGCCGCGGTTGCCGCCAAGCGCGGCAAGCAGGTCCATGTGGTCGAGGCGGCCGACAGGGTGATGGCGCGGGCGGTGACGCCGGCCATCTCCGCCTTCTTCCGCGAGCGGCATGAGATTGCCGGCGTGCAGTTCCGCTTCGGCGCCGCGATCGAGGCAATCGTCGGTCCCCAGGGCCGGGTGACCGGCGTCGCGCTCGCCGGCGGCGAGACGCTTCCCGCCGATCTCGTCCTGGTCGGTATCGGCGGTATCGCCAATGCGGAGATCGCGGCCGAGGCCGGTCTCGCGGTCGACAACGGCATCGTGGTCGACGCCCTGATGCAGACCGCCGATCCCGCGGTCTCGGCCATCGGCGACTGCTGCAACCACCCCAATCCCTTCGCCGGCGGCCGGATGCGGCTGGAATCGGTGCAGAACGCCATCGACCAGGGCCGTGTCGTCGCCGCCCGCCTCGCCGGCAAGCCGCAGCCTTACCATGCCGTGCCGTGGTTCTGGTCCGACCAGGGCGACCTCAAGCTGCAGATGGCCGGTCTGACGACGGGCTGCGACGCCCAGGTGACGATCGGCGACCGCGACGCCGCGCGCTTCTCGCTCCTCGCCTTCCGGGCGGGCCAACTCGTCGGTGTGGAATCGGTGAATCGCCCCGGCGACAACATGCTGGCGCGGCGCATCCTCGCCCTGCCGGCCCCGCCGACATACGGCGAGGCCGAGGCGGCGGGCTTCGACCTCAAGGCGCTCTCGGCGCCGCCGAAGGTGCAGGCCTGA
- a CDS encoding branched-chain amino acid ABC transporter permease codes for MDLFLQYLANGVVIGSTYVLVAVGLTLIFGILGVVNFAHGEFYMIGGYAGIVAITVLKLPVLPAIAFVLLVAAVVGIAAEAILHKPMKNHDATSSIISSFGLAVALQNAALVVMGPQPQRLNLDVSKIPVLSSLPTDFGPVFLPQQRLLIPLATVLLIAVLYVVLRYTWTGRGLRAMAQHATVARLCGVRVERVAIVTFITGAALAGTAGMLMSSVFFVYPIVGNMIALKAFTVVILGGMGNVAGAAVAGLLLGITESLTSAYISNAMRDIVGFVFVILVLLFRPQGLFGKAVERS; via the coding sequence ATGGATCTCTTCCTGCAATATCTGGCCAACGGCGTCGTCATCGGCAGCACCTATGTGCTCGTCGCCGTCGGCCTGACGCTGATCTTCGGCATCCTCGGCGTGGTGAACTTCGCCCATGGCGAGTTCTACATGATCGGCGGCTATGCCGGGATCGTCGCGATCACGGTGCTCAAGCTTCCCGTCCTCCCCGCCATCGCCTTCGTCCTTCTGGTCGCGGCGGTGGTCGGCATCGCCGCCGAGGCGATCCTGCACAAGCCCATGAAGAACCACGACGCCACGAGCTCGATCATCTCCTCGTTCGGGCTCGCGGTGGCGCTGCAGAACGCGGCGCTGGTGGTGATGGGGCCGCAGCCGCAGCGGCTCAACCTGGACGTCTCGAAGATCCCGGTCCTGTCGTCGCTGCCGACCGATTTCGGCCCGGTCTTCCTGCCGCAGCAGCGGCTGTTGATCCCACTGGCGACGGTTCTGCTGATCGCCGTCCTCTATGTGGTGCTGCGCTACACCTGGACCGGGCGGGGCCTGCGCGCCATGGCCCAGCATGCGACGGTGGCGCGCCTCTGCGGCGTCCGGGTGGAGCGGGTGGCGATCGTCACCTTCATCACGGGCGCGGCGCTGGCGGGCACCGCCGGCATGCTGATGTCGTCGGTCTTCTTCGTCTATCCCATCGTCGGCAACATGATCGCGCTGAAGGCCTTCACCGTCGTCATTCTCGGCGGCATGGGCAACGTCGCCGGCGCGGCGGTGGCCGGCCTCCTCCTCGGCATCACCGAATCGCTGACCTCGGCCTATATCTCCAACGCGATGCGCGACATCGTCGGCTTCGTCTTCGTCATCCTCGTGCTGCTGTTCCGCCCGCAGGGCCTGTTCGGCAAGGCGGTGGAGCGGTCATGA
- a CDS encoding SDR family NAD(P)-dependent oxidoreductase, which translates to MPDPTRFAGKAVIVSGAARGIGEGIAERFAAEGAKVLLVDVIPEVVETAARLGQVALVKSVTDRDAGEVMAKAALDAFGRIDILVNNAGIGGSKRLMESDDALIDRFLDTNLAAVLRVTRAVVPHLPRPGGRIVNISSIFGITGYPGTTAYAVAKAGVAQFTRQLAGELAPEGILVNAVAPGLIATPMTTGHRQNALYTRLIVEGTPVERMGTPADIAGPVAFLCSEDAAFVTGVVMPVDGGFLAARHGKI; encoded by the coding sequence TTGCCTGATCCGACCCGCTTCGCCGGCAAGGCCGTCATCGTCTCGGGCGCGGCCCGCGGCATCGGCGAGGGCATCGCCGAGCGCTTCGCCGCAGAGGGCGCGAAGGTTCTCCTCGTCGACGTCATCCCGGAGGTCGTGGAGACCGCCGCCCGGCTCGGTCAGGTCGCGCTCGTCAAGAGCGTCACCGACCGGGATGCCGGCGAGGTTATGGCGAAGGCCGCGCTCGACGCCTTCGGGCGCATCGACATCCTCGTCAACAATGCCGGCATCGGCGGCTCGAAGCGGCTGATGGAGAGCGACGACGCGCTCATCGACCGCTTCCTCGACACCAATCTCGCCGCCGTTCTGCGAGTCACCCGCGCCGTCGTGCCGCACCTGCCGCGGCCCGGCGGGCGCATCGTCAACATCTCCTCGATCTTCGGCATCACCGGCTATCCCGGCACCACGGCCTATGCGGTGGCGAAGGCGGGCGTCGCCCAGTTCACCCGCCAGCTCGCCGGCGAACTCGCCCCGGAGGGCATCCTCGTCAACGCGGTGGCGCCGGGCCTCATCGCGACGCCCATGACCACCGGCCACCGGCAGAACGCGCTCTATACGCGGCTCATCGTCGAGGGCACGCCGGTGGAGCGGATGGGAACCCCGGCCGACATCGCCGGGCCGGTGGCGTTCCTCTGTTCCGAGGATGCCGCCTTCGTCACGGGCGTGGTCATGCCGGTGGACGGCGGTTTCCTCGCGGCCCGGCACGGGAAGATCTAG
- a CDS encoding SDR family NAD(P)-dependent oxidoreductase, protein MSEPRAARFEGRVAAVTGAAGALGRASAVALAREGAKLALFDRDPAGLAETAALCAGAVTVTGDARSAADVQRFADTAKGAFGPVELLVAAAGVIGPSKIAVDVTEDEFDLVFDINVKGSWLAARAFIPQMREAGRGSVVLFSSTAGLQGSPVYSVYSASKGAVTLLTKSLALNHATENIRVNCVCPGTIDSPMHRQGMAAIADPVLRAEREAFQKLKHPMNRFGQPEEVAAGVLYLLSDEASYTTGHALPVDGGRLA, encoded by the coding sequence ATGAGCGAGCCGAGGGCAGCACGTTTCGAGGGCCGGGTGGCGGCGGTGACGGGAGCGGCCGGCGCGCTCGGGCGGGCGAGCGCCGTGGCCCTCGCCCGGGAAGGGGCCAAGCTCGCGCTCTTCGACCGCGATCCCGCCGGCCTCGCCGAGACCGCCGCGCTGTGCGCCGGCGCCGTCACGGTCACCGGCGACGCGCGGTCAGCAGCCGACGTCCAGCGCTTCGCCGACACGGCAAAGGGCGCCTTCGGACCGGTCGAACTGCTGGTCGCTGCGGCGGGCGTCATCGGCCCCTCGAAGATCGCCGTCGACGTGACCGAGGACGAATTCGACCTCGTCTTCGACATCAACGTGAAGGGCTCCTGGCTCGCCGCGCGGGCCTTCATCCCGCAGATGCGGGAGGCCGGCCGCGGCTCCGTGGTGCTGTTCTCCTCCACCGCCGGCCTGCAGGGCTCGCCGGTCTATTCGGTCTATTCGGCCTCCAAGGGTGCGGTGACGCTGCTGACGAAGAGCCTCGCCCTCAACCACGCCACCGAGAACATCCGCGTCAACTGCGTCTGCCCCGGCACGATCGATTCGCCGATGCACCGCCAGGGCATGGCGGCCATCGCCGATCCCGTGCTGCGCGCAGAGCGCGAGGCCTTCCAGAAGTTGAAGCACCCGATGAACCGCTTCGGCCAGCCGGAGGAGGTGGCGGCGGGCGTGCTCTATCTCCTGAGCGACGAGGCCTCCTACACCACCGGCCACGCGCTGCCCGTCGATGGAGGCCGTCTTGCCTGA
- a CDS encoding thiamine pyrophosphate-binding protein yields MSDNEMTGGEALARMILAFDGGPMFGMGGFQLLPFYDAARRLGLKHNLINDERAGVFAADAYAKVTGRVGLVDATLGPGATNLVTGLVEALNAGTPMVAIVGDTHRDHSWKNMTQESRQLDILRPCAKEVIRVEAIHRIPELMRRAFAVATTGRPGPVIVDVPEDICHGTYGFTDDDFKVDPAHGGAPALRCRPDGAALAKAADLIAGASRPIVLAGGGVHLSGAAETLQRFAETFSIPVAHTMTGKGAIACTSPLSAGLFGRYDRIANTLIEESDLILVVGCKLGEIATKRFTVPPKGKRIVHLDIVPEEFGRTVQPEVTLWGDAKLGIEDLASALAPKAEAIRGRLSAYAADVPKRMAAWRADVNEKLTSDEVPVSMGRLMTEINQVLPADGYLVADGGFAAHWGGLLFDTKKPGRSFVPDRGFASIGYGLPGAMGVAMGAPGKKVIGLTGDGGFNMMLGEIETARRMGLDLTIIVVNNAASGYVKALQHLVYGPGAYHASDLAETNYADAAKALGCHGIRVEHPSTLRAALEEAFATKGPSVIDVVVTRDPAKMLPGVDNRAAAKLKKGDRPA; encoded by the coding sequence ATGAGCGACAATGAGATGACGGGCGGCGAAGCCCTGGCGCGGATGATCCTCGCCTTCGACGGCGGCCCGATGTTCGGCATGGGCGGCTTCCAGCTCCTGCCCTTCTACGACGCCGCCCGCCGCCTCGGCCTCAAGCACAACCTCATCAACGACGAGCGCGCCGGCGTCTTCGCCGCCGACGCCTATGCCAAGGTCACCGGCCGCGTCGGCCTGGTCGACGCCACCCTCGGACCCGGCGCCACCAACCTCGTCACCGGCCTCGTCGAGGCGCTGAACGCCGGCACGCCGATGGTCGCCATCGTTGGCGACACCCACCGCGACCATTCCTGGAAGAACATGACCCAGGAGAGCCGGCAGCTCGACATCCTCCGGCCCTGCGCCAAGGAGGTGATCCGGGTGGAGGCCATCCATCGCATTCCCGAGCTGATGCGCCGCGCCTTCGCGGTGGCCACTACCGGCCGCCCTGGCCCGGTCATCGTCGACGTGCCGGAAGATATCTGCCACGGCACCTACGGCTTCACAGACGACGACTTCAAGGTCGATCCCGCCCATGGCGGCGCGCCCGCCCTGCGCTGCCGCCCCGACGGAGCGGCGCTGGCAAAGGCCGCCGATCTCATCGCGGGCGCGAGCCGGCCCATCGTGCTCGCCGGCGGCGGCGTCCACCTCTCCGGCGCTGCCGAGACCCTGCAGCGCTTCGCCGAGACCTTCTCCATCCCCGTCGCCCACACCATGACCGGCAAGGGGGCAATTGCCTGCACGAGCCCGCTCTCGGCGGGCCTCTTCGGCCGCTACGACCGCATCGCCAATACGCTGATCGAGGAGAGCGACCTCATCCTCGTCGTCGGCTGCAAGCTCGGCGAGATCGCAACTAAGCGCTTCACCGTGCCGCCGAAGGGCAAGCGCATCGTCCATCTCGACATCGTCCCCGAGGAGTTCGGCCGCACGGTGCAGCCGGAGGTGACGCTGTGGGGCGACGCGAAGCTCGGCATCGAGGACCTGGCAAGCGCCCTCGCGCCCAAGGCCGAGGCGATCCGCGGCCGGCTCTCGGCCTATGCCGCCGACGTGCCGAAGCGCATGGCGGCCTGGCGCGCCGACGTGAACGAGAAGCTGACCTCGGACGAGGTGCCGGTGAGCATGGGTCGGCTGATGACGGAGATCAACCAGGTGCTGCCGGCCGATGGCTATCTCGTCGCCGACGGCGGCTTCGCCGCGCACTGGGGCGGCCTCCTCTTCGACACCAAGAAGCCCGGCCGCTCCTTCGTGCCGGACCGCGGCTTCGCCTCGATCGGCTACGGCCTGCCGGGGGCCATGGGCGTCGCCATGGGCGCGCCGGGCAAGAAGGTCATCGGCCTCACCGGCGACGGTGGCTTCAACATGATGCTCGGTGAGATCGAGACTGCGCGCCGCATGGGTCTCGACCTCACCATCATCGTCGTCAACAACGCCGCCTCGGGCTACGTGAAGGCGCTGCAGCACCTCGTCTACGGGCCGGGCGCCTACCACGCCTCCGACCTCGCCGAGACCAACTACGCCGATGCGGCGAAGGCGCTGGGCTGCCACGGCATCCGCGTCGAGCATCCCTCGACGCTGCGCGCGGCGCTGGAGGAGGCCTTCGCCACCAAGGGTCCCTCGGTGATCGACGTGGTCGTCACCCGCGACCCCGCCAAGATGCTGCCGGGCGTCGACAACCGCGCCGCCGCCAAGCTGAAGAAGGGCGACCGCCCGGCCTGA
- a CDS encoding ABC transporter substrate-binding protein, which produces MTQFSRRHMLAVMGASVAAPSVLRAQSSEPIKLGGMLPLSGPASIEGRQILSGIQFAIEEANAKGGVLGRKIELVMEDDESNSTKGVTAVRRLIEREKSPFIVGTYASAVAIAASKIAAEYKVAMLSGGSTAAGATDQNTPGDPWFFRSWPDSNAQGDDTARAIVEKFKKTKVAIIHDNTNYGVTLAAQVTRVVGGVGGTIVSTDSYNAGEQDFSSMLTKLRSLRPEAVYIGGWAGDGANIVRQAAEAGIRTQFVGSGSMNSDDFIRLAGPASEGFAVASLYEPSTPNPVGKAFGERFRARHNLDANTLSALGFESMTIGIEALRRVGKPDGLEIQKMLKGGMKDFQLVQGPAGTTAAFNAKGSVDFPNFIAVVKDGKRRLDV; this is translated from the coding sequence ATGACGCAGTTCTCCCGCCGTCACATGCTGGCCGTCATGGGCGCGAGCGTCGCCGCTCCGTCCGTTCTGCGTGCCCAGTCCTCCGAGCCGATCAAGCTCGGCGGCATGCTTCCGCTCTCCGGTCCCGCCAGCATCGAGGGCCGCCAGATCCTCTCGGGCATCCAGTTCGCGATCGAGGAGGCCAATGCCAAGGGCGGCGTGCTCGGACGCAAGATCGAGCTGGTCATGGAGGACGACGAGAGCAACTCGACCAAGGGCGTCACCGCCGTGCGCCGCCTGATCGAGCGGGAGAAGTCTCCCTTCATCGTCGGCACCTACGCCTCGGCCGTGGCGATCGCCGCCTCGAAGATCGCCGCGGAATACAAGGTCGCCATGCTGTCGGGCGGGTCGACCGCCGCCGGCGCCACCGACCAGAACACGCCGGGCGATCCCTGGTTCTTCCGGTCCTGGCCGGACAGCAACGCCCAGGGCGACGACACGGCACGGGCCATCGTCGAGAAGTTCAAGAAGACCAAGGTCGCGATCATCCACGACAACACCAATTACGGCGTGACTCTCGCCGCCCAGGTGACGCGGGTCGTCGGCGGCGTCGGCGGCACCATCGTCTCCACCGACAGCTACAATGCCGGCGAGCAGGACTTCTCCTCCATGCTCACCAAGCTGCGCTCGCTGCGCCCGGAGGCGGTCTATATCGGCGGCTGGGCCGGTGACGGTGCCAACATCGTCCGCCAGGCGGCCGAGGCCGGCATCCGCACGCAGTTCGTCGGCTCCGGCTCGATGAATTCCGACGACTTCATCCGCCTCGCCGGTCCCGCGTCGGAGGGCTTCGCCGTCGCCAGCCTCTACGAGCCCTCGACGCCGAATCCCGTCGGCAAGGCCTTCGGCGAGCGCTTCCGGGCCCGCCACAACCTCGACGCCAACACGCTCTCCGCGCTCGGCTTCGAATCCATGACCATCGGCATCGAGGCGCTGCGCCGCGTCGGCAAGCCGGACGGCCTGGAGATCCAGAAGATGCTCAAGGGCGGCATGAAGGACTTCCAGCTCGTGCAGGGTCCCGCCGGAACCACGGCCGCCTTCAACGCCAAGGGCAGCGTCGACTTCCCCAACTTCATCGCCGTGGTGAAGGACGGCAAGCGCCGCCTCGACGTCTGA
- a CDS encoding ABC transporter ATP-binding protein: protein MTTPILEARGITKRFGGVVAVNDASLTVGKGQIVGLIGPNGSGKSTMVNLVAGEMMPNEGTFLFNGADITALPSHRRARLGMARSFQLLRLFHSLSVEDNLLLANHMRMKASLAASIFARGTAREEEERARARARELLAWFDLQDFAERPVSALSIGQQRMVEIARGMMSEPSLFVLDEPAAGLSPPNVDKLIELVRRLRDEFGVSILLVEHVMRVVRDLCDHVVVLDSGVKIAEGAPDAVVKDPVVVEAYIGTGWKRRAQG, encoded by the coding sequence ATGACCACTCCCATCCTCGAAGCCCGCGGCATCACCAAGCGGTTCGGCGGCGTCGTCGCCGTCAACGACGCCAGCCTGACGGTCGGCAAGGGCCAGATCGTCGGGCTGATCGGCCCCAACGGCTCGGGCAAGTCGACCATGGTCAACCTGGTCGCCGGCGAGATGATGCCGAACGAGGGCACGTTCCTGTTCAACGGCGCCGACATCACCGCCCTGCCGTCCCACCGGCGGGCGCGGCTCGGCATGGCGCGCTCGTTCCAGCTGCTGCGGCTGTTCCATTCGCTCAGCGTCGAAGACAATCTGCTGCTGGCCAATCACATGAGGATGAAGGCGAGTCTGGCGGCTTCCATCTTCGCGCGCGGGACTGCGCGGGAGGAGGAGGAACGGGCCCGTGCCCGCGCGCGCGAGCTCCTCGCCTGGTTCGACCTTCAGGATTTCGCCGAACGGCCCGTCTCGGCCCTTTCCATCGGCCAGCAGCGCATGGTCGAGATCGCCCGCGGCATGATGAGCGAGCCGAGCCTCTTCGTGCTCGACGAGCCTGCCGCCGGCCTGTCGCCGCCCAATGTCGACAAGCTCATCGAGCTGGTGCGCCGGCTGCGCGACGAGTTCGGCGTGTCGATCCTCCTGGTCGAGCACGTCATGCGCGTCGTGCGCGACCTCTGCGACCACGTCGTCGTGCTGGATTCGGGCGTGAAGATCGCCGAGGGCGCGCCGGACGCCGTCGTCAAGGATCCCGTCGTGGTCGAAGCCTATATCGGAACCGGGTGGAAGCGCCGTGCTCAAGGTTGA